The Alkalihalobacillus sp. LMS6 genomic interval TCTTTTAAGTCCAGTACAATTTTTGCAGTATGGTAATGTTGGACCATCGCTTCATGGACGTGCAACACTCCTTTTGGCTTTCCAGTTGAACCAGACGTATAGTGTAAGATTAACCCGTCCTCTTTATCAACCCACTCAATTTCTAACTCATCCGATGCTGCTTCTAACCGCTTATTGAATTGAAGAAATGCACCATTGTCTTCGTAGTTTTTATCGTCAACAAGTACTGCTTCTAGTTCTGGTAAATCATTAAACGGTACACGCTCAAGTAAAGTCGGCGTTGTCACAAGTACTTTTGCGCCACTATCTTCAAGGCGATCTTTTACTGCCCCTTCCATAAAGGCTTCAAATAAAGGTCCGACAATTGCCCCTAGTTTGACAGCTCCAAGTAAAGCAAAATATAGTTCTGGAGATCGAGGCATAAAAATAAAGACACGGTCTCCTTTTTTTACACCCACTTCTTTTAACACATTGGCGGCTTTGTTGGAATACGCTTTTAACTCTTTAAAGGTATAGCTTTCATCTCGACGTGCGTCACTATAGTAAAGCGCAATTTGATCCGCTTTTCCGTTTTCAGCGTGGCGGTCAATGGCTTCGTATGCTAAATTTAATTTTCCTGTATCATTCCAAGAGAAATGTTCTTTCACTTGATCCCAATCAAATTGTTCTTTTGCATCTTCATAATTTTTTAGGTTGTATTGTCCATCAATAACAGGAAGCGCTTTCATAATAGCTTCACACCTCTCCTTCTCTAATTTAGTTCATTATATACAAGAAACGTCTCGATTTCAATTGAATAATCTTATTAACTTTCTGAAGTTCGCTTAAATTACTAATCATTCGCTTTTTACTGGGACGTGCTACCTTTCTGTAGTATACTGTACGTGTAGATTGTTGACTTGAGGTGAAGCTATGGACCATCCAAAGAAATTTATAAGAGAAGCCTTTTCTTTTGATTCAAAAACCCTCTATTTAGAAGGCCCATTAGAACCAGAAGCCCTTGATGCTTTAGACTATCATGAGAAATTGGTTTCGTTTCGACCAGCTCAAGCACAAAAAAAAGCATTAATGGAAATCGCAGCACTTCCAGAAGGTCGCATTAACGTTATACGAGATGAGAATCAAATTGTAGGCTATGTGACGTTTGTTTACCCTGATCCTCTTGAACGTTGGTCAGAAGGGAAAATGGAAAATTTAATAGAATTAGGCGCAATTGAAATCGCACCAGAGTATCGCGCAAAAGGATTAGGAAAGCATTTATTGCGCTTGTCCGTAAAAGATCCAGCGATGGAAAACTATATTATTATTACAACAGAATACTACTGGCATTGGGATTTAAAAGGAAGCGGCCTTGATGTTTGGGAATACCGCAAAGTAATGGAGAAAATGATGAATGCAGGAGGCTTAATCTGGTTTGCTACTGATGATCCAGAAATTAGTTCTCACCCAGCTAACTGCTTAATGGCACGGATTGGCGCTAATATCGATCAAGCTTCTATGGAACAATTTGATCAACTGCGTTTTGTTAATCGCTTTATGTACTAATTAGTACGAAAGGAGGTTTCGCTGCTTAGGCAGGTTACACTTATGAAATTACACTTAATTATGCGACAACGTGTCCATACACTGTCTGAAACAGATACCATTCAAGATGCCATTGATTTAATGGCTAAGCAACAGATTCGCCATATACCAATCGTCACTCATGAGATGCAAGTGGTAGGCATGTTATCGGATCGAGATATTCGAGACTGTCGCCCTTCCATTTTGTCTCCTGACTTTGATGAGACACTATTTTTGAAACCGATTACAACAATTATGGCCACTCCTGTTTTAACCGCTCACGAAGACGATGATGTTCAAGAAACAGCCAAATTGTTTTACCAACATCGCATTGGCTGTTTGCCGATTACAAAAGATGAGCGCTTAACAGGGATTATTTCTGAATCGGATATTCTTTATAGCTTAACGTCATTACTCGGGGCAGATCGACCTACGTCCGTTGTTGAAGTTTGCGTTCAAAATCATCCTGGAATGCTAGCTGATGTTGCCGCGATTTTTAAATCTATGAAGGTAAATATCATTAGTGCTGTTGCTTACCCTAGTCAAAAAGAAAACTACCATATGCTTTCGTTTCGTGTACAGACGATTGACCCTCGTAATGTCATAAGCAAGTTAGCAGACAACGGGTATGATGTATACGGACCTTCTCTTCCCTCTATGGGAGGTGAGGCACGATGACAACAGATCGAGCGGCATTTATTTATGGAGCCGATGCGTATCCGTACAAGTTTAGTGAAACGCACCCATTCCACCCTCTACGATTGCAGCTTACGCATTCATTACTAGAACAAATGGATGCACTAGACAATACGACCACCATAAGTCCAAAACGAGCAACAGATGACGAGCTAGCGCTCATTCATGATCCAACATTTATTGAAGCGGTTAAAGAAGGCGGAGCAGGCACGCTTCAAAACGGAAAAGCAGAGACGTTCGGTTTAGGAACGGAAGATACACCTGTCTTTCCGAACATGCATGAAGCCTCTTCCTATTTAGTCGGCGGCACACTGGCTGCTTGTGATGCGGTCTTGCGAGATGGGTACCAACATGCCTTTCATTTAGGAGGCGGGTTACATCATGGCTTTCGAGGACGAGCTTCCGGATTTTGCGTGTATAACGATTCCTCTATCGCCATCGAATACATGCGCCAAACCTACAACGCACGTGTGCTTTACATTGACACAGACGCTCATCATGGCGATGGTGTGCAGTGGGCATTTTACGAGGATCCAGACGTCTGCACGTTAAGCATTCATGAAACAGGCCGTTATTTATTTCCTGGAACCGGACATGTAACGGAAAAAGGCTCTGGTAAAGGGTTTGGCTATTCGATTAACATTCCGCTAGACGCATTTACTGAAGATGAATCGTTTTTACATGCCTATAAAGAGTCATTACGAGAGGCTGTCGAATTTTTTCGGCCGGATCTTATTCTGACGCAAAATGGAGCCGATGCTCATTATTACGATCCACTCTCTCATCTTCACCTTTCGATTGATGCCTTTAAAGAAATCCCAAGAATGGTGCATGAAATCGCCCATGAATATTGTGAGGGGCGTTGGGTAGCAATTGGAGGAGGTGGCTATGACAAGTGGCGTGTTGTGCCTCGAGCATGGTCCTATATTTGGCTTGCGATGACGGAACAACTCCATCTTGCTGAAGGCGACATCCCTAAATCTTGGCTTGATCAATGGCAAAACCAAGCAACTGAAATTCTGCCATCTACTTGGTCTGATCCAGCATTTCCAACTATTCCACGCAGAGCAGAAATTACGGAAAAAAATCGTCTCACTGTGGAAAAAGCCCTTTACCACATTAGAAGAGAGCAGAATAAACAACGCTAAACATAAACCAGCCAAAAGGGCTGGTTTTCCTTCTGTTTTTAACTGGATGGGTACAATACTTTCAATGTTGCCGTTGAGCGTGAGATCAACGCTCCGTCCATCGTGCGAATAAAAGAATCGACCATCACGATTTTCCGGCCTTCATTAATGATGGTACCTGTTGCACATAAGTCTTCCCCTTGAAAAGCCGGCTTTACGTAATGAATGGAGAGATCAACCGTTACGCAATTCAAATTAGTTTCAAAGCGAACGATCATACCCGCAATATTGTCATGCATCGTGGCAATGACCCCACCATGGATCGTGCCATTCAAATTTAAATGGTCTTCTCTAACGGTTAACAGGAGCTGTCGCTCTACTGAATCATCTCCCAATTCAAATCCTAACGATGTAAAGAACTTACTTCTAGTTAAAGTCGATTGAATCGACGCTTCCTCCTCGTTTCCCACTGATCGTCCTCCTTTTATGCTACAGTGAACTGCCTCCGTCAACCGCAATCACCTGGCCTGTAATATAATCACTTGCTGCTGACGCCAGAAATAACATAACCCCGATTAATGTTTCATCATCGCCTAATCGTTTCATCGGATTGTTAGCTGTAATCAACGCTTCCTTTTCCTCCAAAACCCCTCTTGTCATTTTAGATGGAAAAAATCCCGGTGCAATCGCATTTACGTGAATATTGTGCGCTGCCCATTTTCTTGCTAAATCTTTTGTGAAATGGAGGATTGCCGCTTTACTTGTACTATAGCCAATCGCATTTAACACTTCTGGAGGTTCTGCACGCATGCCAGCGATTGAACTAACATTAATAATCTTGCCTCCACCATTGCGAATCATTTCTTTTCCTACCTGCTGACTCATTAAAAACGTGCCAGTTACATTTACATCCATTACTTTATTCCATGCATCCAGCGGCATCTTTTCTACCGATTCTCCCCAAGTGGCGCCACTATTATTAACTAAAATATCCACGTTCCCGTGTTGATCGATAACGTTCGTAAGAAGAGACTCAATTTGAACCAATTGCGTCACATCACACCCGTATCCAAATGCTTTGTACCCTTTCTCACATAGCCACTTCGCCTTCTCTTCACACTGTTCTTTTTTTCTTGAACAAAGAATGACGATACTGCCAGCGCGAGCAAATGTCTCTGCGATTTGAAGTCCTAAACCCGTACTTCCTCCCGTAATGATTGCTACTTTTTGAT includes:
- a CDS encoding GNAT family N-acetyltransferase, with protein sequence MDHPKKFIREAFSFDSKTLYLEGPLEPEALDALDYHEKLVSFRPAQAQKKALMEIAALPEGRINVIRDENQIVGYVTFVYPDPLERWSEGKMENLIELGAIEIAPEYRAKGLGKHLLRLSVKDPAMENYIIITTEYYWHWDLKGSGLDVWEYRKVMEKMMNAGGLIWFATDDPEISSHPANCLMARIGANIDQASMEQFDQLRFVNRFMY
- a CDS encoding acetoin utilization AcuB family protein produces the protein MKLHLIMRQRVHTLSETDTIQDAIDLMAKQQIRHIPIVTHEMQVVGMLSDRDIRDCRPSILSPDFDETLFLKPITTIMATPVLTAHEDDDVQETAKLFYQHRIGCLPITKDERLTGIISESDILYSLTSLLGADRPTSVVEVCVQNHPGMLADVAAIFKSMKVNIISAVAYPSQKENYHMLSFRVQTIDPRNVISKLADNGYDVYGPSLPSMGGEAR
- a CDS encoding acetoin utilization protein AcuC, with amino-acid sequence MTTDRAAFIYGADAYPYKFSETHPFHPLRLQLTHSLLEQMDALDNTTTISPKRATDDELALIHDPTFIEAVKEGGAGTLQNGKAETFGLGTEDTPVFPNMHEASSYLVGGTLAACDAVLRDGYQHAFHLGGGLHHGFRGRASGFCVYNDSSIAIEYMRQTYNARVLYIDTDAHHGDGVQWAFYEDPDVCTLSIHETGRYLFPGTGHVTEKGSGKGFGYSINIPLDAFTEDESFLHAYKESLREAVEFFRPDLILTQNGADAHYYDPLSHLHLSIDAFKEIPRMVHEIAHEYCEGRWVAIGGGGYDKWRVVPRAWSYIWLAMTEQLHLAEGDIPKSWLDQWQNQATEILPSTWSDPAFPTIPRRAEITEKNRLTVEKALYHIRREQNKQR
- a CDS encoding PaaI family thioesterase, with translation MGNEEEASIQSTLTRSKFFTSLGFELGDDSVERQLLLTVREDHLNLNGTIHGGVIATMHDNIAGMIVRFETNLNCVTVDLSIHYVKPAFQGEDLCATGTIINEGRKIVMVDSFIRTMDGALISRSTATLKVLYPSS
- a CDS encoding SDR family oxidoreductase, with amino-acid sequence MLDRLFNIDQKVAIITGGSTGLGLQIAETFARAGSIVILCSRKKEQCEEKAKWLCEKGYKAFGYGCDVTQLVQIESLLTNVIDQHGNVDILVNNSGATWGESVEKMPLDAWNKVMDVNVTGTFLMSQQVGKEMIRNGGGKIINVSSIAGMRAEPPEVLNAIGYSTSKAAILHFTKDLARKWAAHNIHVNAIAPGFFPSKMTRGVLEEKEALITANNPMKRLGDDETLIGVMLFLASAASDYITGQVIAVDGGSSL